From Anopheles arabiensis isolate DONGOLA chromosome 3, AaraD3, whole genome shotgun sequence, a single genomic window includes:
- the LOC120901643 gene encoding sorting nexin-2 isoform X2 codes for MDTNGTLEHDGETEQTQKQQPAFDNVDITSPDDENENDIFESAIQEPLSPVLEDVPTDEAGDTFIEIVVADPQKVGDGMGSYLAYKVSTKTNILKFKKRQFFTMRRFSDFLGLHDLLVSKYLRMGRIIPPAPEKNIIGTTKVRMGSQPQAEAGAGVNLEWIENRRASLERFLNRVAQHPVLCQDTDFVNFLESDQELPRAVNTAALSGAGVMRLFNKVGETVNKITYKMDENDPWFNDKISEVETIDAHMQKLHSAIKALVSHRKELATLTGGVAKSAALLSTCEEHTGLSQALSQLADVEEKVELLRSEQANSDLYILSETIKDYIGLFGAIKDVFHERVKVFQNWQHAQMQLTKKRENKAKLELQDRRDKLEFAQKEVEEWEGKVQRCQKEFDNISSEIKKEMERFELARARDFKSTIIKYLEDQMAHQQQQMRYWEAIVPVARDIA; via the exons atggaCACCAACGGTACCTTGGAGCATGATGGAGAGACGGAGCAAACGCAAAAACAACAGCCAGCCTTCGACAATGTTGATATCACGTCGCCGGACGACGAAAACGAGAACGATATCTTCGAGTCGGCGATACAG GAACCACTATCGCCCGTACTGGAGGACGTGCCGACGGACGAGGCGGGGGATACGTTTATCGAAATAGTTGTTGCTGACCCGCAGAAAGTGGGCGACGGCATGGGTTCATATTTGGCGTACAA GGTGTCCACAAAGACAAACATTCTGAAGTTTAAAAAGCGACAGTTCTTCACGATGCGCCGGTTCAGCGATTTCCTCGGTCTGCACGATCTGCTCGTAAGCAAGTACCTGCGCATGGGGCGCATCATACCGCCCGCGCCGGAAAAGAACATCATCGGCACGACCAAGGTGCGGATGGGCAGCCAGCCGCAGGCGGAAGCCGGCGCGGGCGTAAACCTGGAGTGGATCGAGAATCGGCGCGCCTCGCTCGAACGCTTCCTGAACCGGGTCGCCCAGCATCCGGTCCTGTGCCAGGATACGGACTTTGTCAACTTCCTCGAAAGCGACCAGGAGCTGCCGCGTGCCGTCAACACGGCCGCCCTGAGCGGTGCCGGCGTGATGCGCCTGTTCAACAAGGTCGGCGAAACGGTAAACAAGATCACGTACAAGATGGATGAAAACGATCCGTGGTTTAACGACAAGATCAGCGAGGTCGAAACGATCGATGCACACATGCAGAAGCTGCACTCCGCCATCAAGGCGCTGGTGTCGCATCGCAAGGAGCTGGCCACGCTGACGGGCGGTGTAGCAAAGTCGGCCGCACTGTTGAGCACGTGCGAGGAGCATACCGGACTGTCACAGGCACTGTCGCAGCTGGCGGAcgtggaggagaaggtggAACTGTTGCGCTCCGAGCAGGCCAACTCGGACCTGTACATCCTGTCGGAGACGATCAAGGATTACATTGGACTGTTCGGTGCTATCAAGGACGTGTTTCACGAGCGGGTGAAAGTGTTCCAGAACTGGCAGCACGCCCAGATGCAGCTGACCAAGAAGCGGGAAAACAAGGCGAAGCTCGAGCTGCAAGATCGACGCGACAAGCTGGAGTTTGCGCAGAAGGAGGTGGAAGAG TGGGAGGGCAAGGTGCAGCGGTGTCAGAAGGAGTTTGACAATATTTCCAGTGAAATCAAGAAGGAGATGGAACGCTTCGAGCTGGCTCGTGCACGCGATTTCAAGTCGACCATCATCAAATATCTGGAAGATCAAAtggcacaccagcagcag CAAATGCGATACTGGGAAGCGATCGTACCGGTTGCCCGTGACATTGCATGA
- the LOC120901643 gene encoding sorting nexin-2 isoform X1, whose amino-acid sequence MDTNGTLEHDGETEQTQKQQPAFDNVDITSPDDENENDIFESAIQQEPLSPVLEDVPTDEAGDTFIEIVVADPQKVGDGMGSYLAYKVSTKTNILKFKKRQFFTMRRFSDFLGLHDLLVSKYLRMGRIIPPAPEKNIIGTTKVRMGSQPQAEAGAGVNLEWIENRRASLERFLNRVAQHPVLCQDTDFVNFLESDQELPRAVNTAALSGAGVMRLFNKVGETVNKITYKMDENDPWFNDKISEVETIDAHMQKLHSAIKALVSHRKELATLTGGVAKSAALLSTCEEHTGLSQALSQLADVEEKVELLRSEQANSDLYILSETIKDYIGLFGAIKDVFHERVKVFQNWQHAQMQLTKKRENKAKLELQDRRDKLEFAQKEVEEWEGKVQRCQKEFDNISSEIKKEMERFELARARDFKSTIIKYLEDQMAHQQQQMRYWEAIVPVARDIA is encoded by the exons atggaCACCAACGGTACCTTGGAGCATGATGGAGAGACGGAGCAAACGCAAAAACAACAGCCAGCCTTCGACAATGTTGATATCACGTCGCCGGACGACGAAAACGAGAACGATATCTTCGAGTCGGCGATACAG CAGGAACCACTATCGCCCGTACTGGAGGACGTGCCGACGGACGAGGCGGGGGATACGTTTATCGAAATAGTTGTTGCTGACCCGCAGAAAGTGGGCGACGGCATGGGTTCATATTTGGCGTACAA GGTGTCCACAAAGACAAACATTCTGAAGTTTAAAAAGCGACAGTTCTTCACGATGCGCCGGTTCAGCGATTTCCTCGGTCTGCACGATCTGCTCGTAAGCAAGTACCTGCGCATGGGGCGCATCATACCGCCCGCGCCGGAAAAGAACATCATCGGCACGACCAAGGTGCGGATGGGCAGCCAGCCGCAGGCGGAAGCCGGCGCGGGCGTAAACCTGGAGTGGATCGAGAATCGGCGCGCCTCGCTCGAACGCTTCCTGAACCGGGTCGCCCAGCATCCGGTCCTGTGCCAGGATACGGACTTTGTCAACTTCCTCGAAAGCGACCAGGAGCTGCCGCGTGCCGTCAACACGGCCGCCCTGAGCGGTGCCGGCGTGATGCGCCTGTTCAACAAGGTCGGCGAAACGGTAAACAAGATCACGTACAAGATGGATGAAAACGATCCGTGGTTTAACGACAAGATCAGCGAGGTCGAAACGATCGATGCACACATGCAGAAGCTGCACTCCGCCATCAAGGCGCTGGTGTCGCATCGCAAGGAGCTGGCCACGCTGACGGGCGGTGTAGCAAAGTCGGCCGCACTGTTGAGCACGTGCGAGGAGCATACCGGACTGTCACAGGCACTGTCGCAGCTGGCGGAcgtggaggagaaggtggAACTGTTGCGCTCCGAGCAGGCCAACTCGGACCTGTACATCCTGTCGGAGACGATCAAGGATTACATTGGACTGTTCGGTGCTATCAAGGACGTGTTTCACGAGCGGGTGAAAGTGTTCCAGAACTGGCAGCACGCCCAGATGCAGCTGACCAAGAAGCGGGAAAACAAGGCGAAGCTCGAGCTGCAAGATCGACGCGACAAGCTGGAGTTTGCGCAGAAGGAGGTGGAAGAG TGGGAGGGCAAGGTGCAGCGGTGTCAGAAGGAGTTTGACAATATTTCCAGTGAAATCAAGAAGGAGATGGAACGCTTCGAGCTGGCTCGTGCACGCGATTTCAAGTCGACCATCATCAAATATCTGGAAGATCAAAtggcacaccagcagcag CAAATGCGATACTGGGAAGCGATCGTACCGGTTGCCCGTGACATTGCATGA